TACTGGGAAAGCTTGTAGTAAAAACATAAAGGATGTTGGGTTGTTCTTTGCAAATGTTGCTAGATTTAAAATGTTTTTTCTCTTCATCGCCTTAGCAAAGTGATGTGTTAGAACACTCTGCAACAAGGGAATTTCTCTAGTGTTCAAAGTTTACCCTATACGATTGAACATTTGATAATAAGCGTAAGTGTGGTattgctggccagtgtggccgagcgcttctaggcgcttcagtctggaaccgtgcgaccgcaggttcgaatcctgtctcgggcatgtttttgtgtgatgtccttaggttagttaggtttaattagttctaagttctaggggactgatgacttcagatgttaagtcccatagagctcagagccatttgaaccataaatgtggtattaagtcaaatgcttttcggaagtcaagaaatactgcgtctATCTAGCTGCCTGATACATGGATTTTGGAATGTCATGCGAAAAGGCTGGGAGTTGAGTTTCACGTGATGAAGGTTTTTAGAATTCATGCTGGTTGGTGTGGGGAGGTCATTTTGTTCTATATcactcattacatttgagctcaaaatatgttcaaagaatctacaacaaatggatgttaaGGATATTTGATGGTAATTTTGTGAATCACTTCCGCAACCCTTCTTGTTGGCGAgtgtgacctgtactttcttcTAACAACTAGGCATGGTATTGTGTTCAAGGGATCAGTGGTAGATTATGGTTAAAAGAGGAGCTagttcagccacaaattcagtgtagaatgtgAAAGGGAGTCCATCGCGCTGTGAAGCttagatcaattttagcaatttcagctTTTTCACAACATTACTGATACTAATATCTATATCAGTTATCATTGCAGTGGTGCGAGAATTAACTTGGGTTCAGTACGCCTACATTGTTAAATATTTTTGCTTTTGCTTTACTCCCTCAATTTTAGTTACTGTTTCGTTCATGAATTTCTGCACACTAACTTTGGTACAAGTAACATTCTAAACATATGACAAGAATTCTTTGGGTTTTTTGAGAGGTCATTCAGTAATACTCTGCTATGGTAGTTACTGAAAGTTTCATGCATTGCCCTCTTGTCAGCcaaaggcatttcattcagcatctccatatctatagccctatgctctgTTTTACACATATTGTGCCATAGACTATGTTTCTTTACGGTGACTGTCCATCCAGGAAGGCCCTTTCCATTATGAACTGCTCTACCTCATGTTTCTCTATCAAGTGCACtgtcaactattcttctaaatcTAAGTCACAGTTCTACatgctgttctccagacctaaatgtTTTTAAGTTTCCTGTGGAGATATGACAGTAGTGCCTCGTTATCTAGTCTACGGAACttataaatctttctacttgttttaattgctctttgtactttggtaatcattgttgctacaattgTCGTGGTCACATACCGTTTCTATGTGGTGTGGACGTCCTCAAAGAGATCAGAtctgtttgttgctattatatgtaattacttttttttttagtgtgttcTACTACACAAAATTATCAACAAAACTGTGCATCCCCCTCTccccacacatgcacacacaagttGTAGATCAACCTTTGTATGGCTCCACTCTCTATTgtcgccaaatttattcaagatggtggatccaagatggcggtgacagATATGGCAACGTCACTATGACGTcatggcgagaagttcaaatttaggcgggaagataggtcaattgggctaccaccactaacctaaccccctcccctcccccagaaaatggcgggaagttcaaattctatcaggacaatgcaacatgctaTGGCTACCTCCGCAAATCTAAGcaaatggcaggaaaataggtcacttgggctacctccactaacctaagtcatctgaccaccacctcttcataggaattggtgggaaaaggactcggcctctactggataggatggacataagtctttatttaaacagtctttatttaaaccatttgaggCAGTACCTCCGTCCAGTGTATTCACCgtggggtccagagtccaactgacaaaGTACACGGTACtaccaccagagagtgctgtcatccctcccgtgacataatccaagattgcGGTCTGGGGTGGGAGAAATGGCGGGAACCAATAGGAACCCTCAATCCATTCACGTTTTggacttcagccagtaggatggcaGTATCTGGTAATGTTAGCAGCTCTGGGACCTCAGTCTTgctcagccagccagccagcaagccagccagctgcagcagcaacagaagaagaagaagaagaagaagaagaagaaccatgaagcgtcaACAGCAGTTGCAATCCAacacagccctgcagaacaggaagaaacagaaaagtaagtatcacatatcacatctttctctgtggttagcattattattactattattattattattattggttattTTCGCATCTTGGTTCATATGTAATGCTTCCTCATCTTTGTTCAGCAATTGCCGTCGACGCGTCCAAGCCTGCAGGGTCGAGAGCCAACATTCCAATCTCTGCCGCGTCCAGACCTGTAGCAACCTCAGCTGCCATGTTGTCAAGAACTGCACCGACATCTGGGCCTGCGGCAGCAGCAACCTCCAGCATGTCTCAACCTGTAACGACaacgtgggatcctgtagcgcacatagcccacttgctggagcaggacaaggaactGTGGTTGTCTTTCCCACACATCAATTTGTGTAATGATTTGCTCCCAACACATCaaatgctgctggtggtcctaaacaacagcaagatggagaacagtactggtcaccaacatatgacccatcccagcagaacatccctgtgctagtgcagCCACAGAGTGTAGATGCTGTGGATAAGGAGGCATCGAGTGTACCCATGTTTTTCAGTTCCACacacaatttaactcccagtggaacaAAATGTGTAAACGTTGCTATAGAAGCACATCAGGTCTGGGGCTTGCATGCaagaatagaaattgaaaatgcgTTGAAGGGTGTTAAAGTGCTCATTCCAGAGTTCTactgggacgaaatatgtcgtgcagagcgcTGCATCAATCACAGATGACTACAGAGCATTATCCTACCCGTTCTCTCCaagacattcgccttactggtgtgacactatctaTTACAGTAGTGTATGATGACTGTGAAATTGGGTGACAACTTTGATTATCTAAGGCAC
This portion of the Schistocerca serialis cubense isolate TAMUIC-IGC-003099 chromosome 3, iqSchSeri2.2, whole genome shotgun sequence genome encodes:
- the LOC126469921 gene encoding uncharacterized protein LOC126469921 isoform X1, giving the protein MAVSGNVSSSGTSVLLSQPASKPASCSSNRRRRRRRRRRTMKRQQQLQSNTALQNRKKQKTIAVDASKPAGSRANIPISAASRPVATSAAMLSRTAPTSGPAAAATSSMSQPVTTTWDPVAHIAHLLEQDKELWLSFPHINLCNDLLPTHQMLLVVLNNSKMENSTGHQHMTHPSRTSLC
- the LOC126469921 gene encoding uncharacterized protein LOC126469921 isoform X2, translating into MLEISSGTSVLLSQPASKPASCSSNRRRRRRRRRRTMKRQQQLQSNTALQNRKKQKTIAVDASKPAGSRANIPISAASRPVATSAAMLSRTAPTSGPAAAATSSMSQPVTTTWDPVAHIAHLLEQDKELWLSFPHINLCNDLLPTHQMLLVVLNNSKMENSTGHQHMTHPSRTSLC